The following are encoded together in the Brassica oleracea var. oleracea cultivar TO1000 unplaced genomic scaffold, BOL UnpScaffold00452, whole genome shotgun sequence genome:
- the LOC106319637 gene encoding uncharacterized protein LOC106319637, with translation MVEKSWVHLNRADPHYERGAWEFVRCVGADLAECELIICPCVDCRNVDRHSADVVVDHLVTRGMDLSYKLREDWYHHGEVISGADCRSNASERNKEILGLYQAAEFLDEDFIRQRDLSEVAEGEGKEEDEFLAKLADAETPLYPSCANHSKLSAIVSLFRIKTQSGWSDRSFDLLLETLSQMLPEENVLHTSLYEVKRFLKSFDMGYEKIHACVNDCCLFRKEFEKLDNCLKCNASRWKINMRTGDVKKGIPQKVLRYFPIIPRLKRMFRSEKMAKDLRWHCSNKSTDGKSRHLVDSVTWDQMNDKYPLFAAEERNLRLGLSTDGFNPFNMKNVNYSAWPVLLVNYNMSPEKCMKEENIMLSLLIPGPTQPGNNIDVYLEPLIEDLNHLWEQGEVTYDAFSHTTFKLRAMLLWTIQDFPAYGNLAGCKVKGKMGCPVCGKNSDIMWLTNCRKHVYMSHRKGLPPRHAYRGKKSWFDGKAEHGEKESDDESSESEEEEEAVDEEELSRWKKRSIFFKLPYWEELPVGHNLDMMHVERNVAASLIATLLHCGKSKDGLNARKDLELLGIRKDLHPQPRGKRTYLPPALWSLSSKEKKVFCKRLSEFRGPDGYCSNISRSLKMEECKISGMKSHDYHVLMQQLLPVAITRLLPEGVRIAIGRLCAFFHHLFHQGRKARLCGPVHFRWMYPFERYMKVLKDFVRNPARPEGCIAEAYLAEECVRFCSEFLKKATSYEEKPERKTEFESSSILEGRPISAGTDWVLSEKDMNIVHLAVIHNMAIVEPYVDMNIQHLQDINEICRCDATTLWRTHTLKFASWLKEQLPITLQNHEETLTWLAYGPSASARAYSGYIINGLRFPTISVDRVVEILLIDYNTFYIPVFHCQWANIGNGVKVEDGFTLVNLNQSQMAFARDLYILASQAKQVFYSRVDESSSWYVAMRGPTRRYSEDDCEDGHADVGPLPAVVAMDADDLVDDSRNARDDCEGIYV, from the exons ATGGTCGAAAAGTCATGGGTTCATCTAAACAG AGCTGATCCTCATTATGAGAGAGGTGCGTGGGAGTTTGTGAGGTGTGTTGGTGCAGATTTAGCAGAGTGTGAGTTGATCATTTGCCCATGCGTAGACTGTCGCAATGTAGATCGTCACTCAGCCGATGTTGTTGTTGATCATCTAGTAACTAGGGGAATGGATTTGAGTTACAAGCTGCGGGAGGattggtatcatcatggagaAGTAATATCAGGGGCTGACTGTAGAAGCAATGCAAGTGAGAGGAACAAAGAGATTTTAGGGTTATACCAAGCAGCTGAGTTTCTTGATGAAGATTTTATTAGGCAGCGTGATCTAAGTGAGGTTGCTGAAGGTGAAggtaaggaagaagatgagtttcTTGCTAAGCTAGCAGATGCCGAGACACCTCTGTATCCAAGTTGTGCTAACCACAGCAAGCTGTCGGCGATAGTTTCACTCTTTAGGATAAAGACACAGAGTGGTTGGTCTGATAGAAGCTTCGATCTTTTGCTGGAGACTTTGTCACAGATGCTACCCGAGGAGAATGTCTTGCACACATCCTTGTACGAAGTTAAAAGGTTTCTGAAATCTTTTGACATGGGCTATGAGAAGATACACGCTTGTGTGAACGACTGTTGTCTGTTCAGAAAGGAGTTTGAGAAGCTAGACAACTGTCTGAAATGCAATGCTTCAAGATGGAAGATTAACATGCGCACAGGTGATGTGAAGAAAGGTATTCCACAGAAAGTTCTGAGATATTTCCCGATAATTCCACGTCTGAAGCGGATGTTCAGGTCAGAGAAAATGGCGAAGGACTTAAGGTGGCATTGTAGTAACAAGAGCACTGATGGAAAAAGTAGACATCTAGTAGATTCTGTTACTTGGGATCAAATGAATGACAAATACCCGTTATTTGCTGCTGAAGAAAGGAATCTTAGGCTTGGACTGTCCACTGATGGGTTCAATCCTTTTAACATGAAGAATGTGAACTACAGTGCTTGGCCGGTTTTGCTAGTGAATTACAACATGTCACCTGAGAAGTGTATGAAGGAGGAGAACATCATGTTGTCATTGCTGATTCCTGGTCCAACCCAACCTGGAAACAATATTGATGTGTACTTAGAACCACTTATAGAGGATCTAAACCATCTGTGGGAGCAAGGAGAGGTCACATATGATGCATTCAGTCACACCACTTTCAAGTTAAGAGCAATGCTTCTCTGGACCATTCAGGATTTTCCTGCGTATGGAAATCTTGCAGGGTGTAAGGTAAAGGGCAAAATGGGATGTCCTGTGTGTGGGAAAAACTCAGATATTATGTGGCTGACTAATTGCCGGAAGCACGTATATATGTCCCATCGGAAAGGTCTACCTCCGAGACATGCTTATCGTGGAAAGAAATCATGGTTTGATGGGAAAGCTGAGCATGGGGAAAAGG AGTCGGATGATGAATCTAGTGAatcagaggaagaggaggaagcaGTAGATGAGGAGGAGCTATCTCGATGGAAGAAGCGGTCAATCTTTTTCAAGTTACCTTATTGGGAG GAACTCCCGGTTGGACACAATTTAGACATGATGCACGTCGAAAGAAATGTTGCTGCAAGCCTTATCGCAACATTGTTGCATTGTGGAAAATCAAAAGATGGACTTAACGCTCGAAAAGATCTTGAACTGCTTGGCATTAGGAAGGATTTACATCCTCAACCCCGTGGGAAAAGAACTTACCTCCCTCCAGCTCTTTGGTCTTTGTCCAGCAAAGAGAAGAAAGTATTCTGCAAGCGTCTATCTGAATTTCGTGGTCCGGATGGTTACTGCTCAAATATATCAAGGAGTCTGAAGATGGAGGAATGTAAGATATCAGGAATGAAATCACATGATTACCATGTGTTGATGCAACAGCTTCTTCCGGTTGCGATTACAA GGTTATTACCTGAAGGTGTTAGGATAGCTATTGGACGTCTGTGTGCTTTCTTCCATCATCTCT TTCATCAAGGCAGGAAAGCTCGGTTATGTGGACCTGTCCATTTCCGTTGGATGTACCCATTTGAGAG GTACATGAAAGTGCTGAAAGACTTCGTAAGAAACCCTGCAAGACCAGAGGGTTGTATTGCTGAAGCGTATCTCGCAGAGGAATGTGTTAGGTTCTGCAGTGAGTTCTTGAAAAAGGCAACAAGTTATGAGGAGAAACCTGAAAGGAAAACTGAGTTCGAGAGCAGCTCTATTCTGGAGGGACGTCCAATATCCGCAGGCACTGATTGGGTTCTTTCTGAGAAGGATATGAACATTGTACATCTTGCTGTGATTCACAATATGGCAATCGTTGAACCTTATGTGGA CATGAACATACAACATCTACAggacattaatgaaatatgtaGATGTGATGCAACAACATTATGGAGAACCCATACTCTGAAATTTGCATCCTGGTTAAAAGAGCAG CTACCAATTACTTTACAAAATCACGAGGAAACATTGACGTGGTTGGCCTACGGTCCTAGTGCAAGCGCAAGGGCTTATAGTGGCTATATCATTAATGGTCTGCGGTTTCCCACCATTTCAGTTGACAG AGTGGTGGAGATTCTACTGATCGACTACAATACATTCTACATTCCTGTATTCCACTGCCAATGGGCAAACATAGGAAATGGAGTGAAGGTAGAAGATGGCTTCACACTAGTCAACCTGAACCAAAGCCAAATGGCTTTTGCTAGAGATCTATACATCCTCGCCTCACAAGCCAAGCAAGTATTTTATTCTAGAGTAGATGAGTCATCCAGTTGGTATGTAGCTATGAGAGGTCCTACAAGAAGATACAGTGAAGACGATTGTGAAGATGGTCATGCAGATGTTGGTCCATTGCCAGCAGTTGTAGCTATGGATGCTGATGACTTGGTTGATGATTCTAGAAATGCCAGGGATGACTGTGAAGGAATTTATGTTTGA